A genomic stretch from Arachis stenosperma cultivar V10309 chromosome 3, arast.V10309.gnm1.PFL2, whole genome shotgun sequence includes:
- the LOC130970649 gene encoding putative protein NRT1/ PTR FAMILY 2.14: protein MFSVQAFLFHHHKQEKETNNIMGLLRENGSRVCSLLCSTKCRSKSSLQEKLLDEERQMAKKPGWKAMPYILGNDTVERLATFGMQANLTMYLMKVYNMDQVFAANIINNWYAITNVLPVLGGFLADAYLGKFPTIAIASFASLTGMVVVMLTTWVPHIHPTPCTLQQQLHGVCKGHTTLQLTVLLIGLFLLSIGTGGIRPCSIPFAIDQFDLTTVDGRRGTTRFFNVYYTTQTLIMLMNQTLLVYIMDSVSWTLGYGLPVMFMLVSIFVFFAGTRVYDFVKPQGSIFSKIAQVVVAAVHKRHLSLPPNLETQEAFYDPPLQNDGEPNLPLTYNFRWLNKAALIGGDEMNMDESSRDPWRLCSIQQVEELKCLLKMIPIWISTIIIFLPVVQQSIFPVSQALKMDRHLSHNFEMHPASVSVITMLTIGVCLPIYDQLLAPALEKLTKQEGGLTVLQRVSLGHGAGILAMIVAGFVEIRRRRLALALDAPDGVAPMSVLWLAPQSMLIGCIHVFGEVGNTTFFNRESPEGMRSISNSLLCLNLSFTSNLSNVIINVVHNFTGKKGDQHGWLYSDINKGRLEYFYFIIAGFMMLNMCYFIFCARRYTYKVTRSM, encoded by the exons ATGTTTTCTGTCCAAGCATTCTTATTTCATCACcacaaacaagaaaaagaaacaaacaatatAATGGGGCTACTTAGAGAGAACGGTAGCAGAGTGTGCTCACTACTCTGTTCAACAAAATGCAGGTCAAAATCGTCATTGCAAGAGAAATTGCTAGACGAAGAAAGACAGATGGCAAAGAAGCCTGGATGGAAAGCAATGCCTTATATCTTAG GGAATGACACTGTTGAGAGATTGGCAACATTTGGAATGCAAGCAAACCTGACAATGTATTTGATGAAAGTTTATAACATGGATCAAGTGTTTGCTGCAAACATCATTAACAATTGGTATGCCATCACCAATGTTCTTCCAGTCCTTGGTGGCTTTCTTGCTGATGCCTATTTAGGAAAATTCCCAACAATCGCCATTGCATCCTTTGCCAGTCTTAcg GGTATGGTGGTAGTAATGCTAACAACATGGGTGCCACACATTCATCCAACACCATGCACTCTCCAACAACAACTCCATGGTGTTTGCAAAGGGCACACAACATTGCAACTAACCGTCCTACTCATAGGCCTATTCCTCCTTTCCATAGGAACAGGAGGAATCAGGCCTTGCAGCATTCCGTTCGCCATCGACCAATTCGACTTGACAACGGTCGATGGACGGCGCGGAACGACAAGGTTCTTTAATGTGTATTACACCACACAAACATTGATCATGCTGATGAACCAAACTCTGTTGGTTTACATCATGGATTCTGTTAGTTGGACTCTTGGTTATGGTTTGCCAGTTATGTTTATGTTGGTttccatttttgttttctttgcggGGACTAGGGTTTATGATTTTGTTAAGCCACAGGGAAGTATATTCTCTAAGATTGCTCAGGTGGTGGTTGCGGCGGTGCACAAGCGCCACCTTTCTTTGCCTCCTAATCTTGAAACTCAGGAAGCTTTTTATGATCCTCCGCTTCAGAACGATGGAGAACCAAACCTACCTCTTACATATAACTTCAG GTGGCTAAACAAGGCTGCTCTTATTGGTGGAGATGAAATGAACATGGATGAATCAAGCAGAGATCCATGGAGACTATGCAGCATCCAACAAGTAGAAGAGCTGAAATGCTTGCTTAAAATGATACCAATATGGATATCCACCATCATAATCTTCCTTCCAGTGGTACAACAATCAATATTCCCAGTCTCACAAGCCCTCAAAATGGACAGGCACCTATCACACAACTTTGAAATGCACCCTGCCTCAGTATCCGTCATAACAATGCTAACAATCGGCGTATGCCTCCCTATCTATGACCAACTCCTCGCGCCGGCCCTCGAGAAACTCACTAAACAAGAAGGAGGCCTCACGGTCCTCCAGAGAGTCTCGCTGGGACATGGCGCAGGGATATTGGCCATGATAGTAGCCGGATTTGTAGAAATCCGGAGGAGGCGTCTCGCGCTAGCCCTAGACGCGCCGGACGGGGTTGCACCAATGTCAGTCCTGTGGCTTGCACCTCAATCAATGCTAATTGGATGCATTCATGTGTTTGGAGAAGTTGGCAACACTACATTTTTCAATAGAGAATCACCTGAGGGAATGAGAAGCATAAGCAACTCTTTGCTTTGTCTAAATTTGTCATTTACTAGTAACCTTAGCAATGTTATAATAAATGTTGTGCATAACTTCACTGGCAAGAAAGGAGATCAACATGGTTGGCTTTATAGTGATATTAATAAGGGTAGGTTGGAGTATTTCTATTTCATCATTGCAGGGTTCATGATGTTGAATATGTGCTATTTCATCTTCTGTGCTCGTCGCTATACTTATAAAGTTACAAGGTCAATGTGA